The following proteins come from a genomic window of Sesamum indicum cultivar Zhongzhi No. 13 linkage group LG10, S_indicum_v1.0, whole genome shotgun sequence:
- the LOC105172180 gene encoding uncharacterized protein LOC105172180, translating into MADGKNQGMGYGGKKTQNNGKSNPSSVFNRSLTINSSAAAAAGENRPFYNLYGSTPLQRNGSVKSSYSSSFGSKISAGNSFKGKVKKLCSIFESPKSPSSTPNSQSMASPTSTKHNKGLSTVSDSSYVVPKSGYSLVPDSPLRLPGTEDRVVIYFTSLRGIRRTFQDCHSVRMIFRGFRVNLDERDISMDVAYKKELQKVLGENNVSLPQVFVKGKYIGGADIVKQLLEVGELGRLVKGLPLRPPKPCDACDDMRFVPCMKCDGSRKVFDEDEEVPKRCPECNENGLVRCPLCCS; encoded by the coding sequence ATGGCTGATGGTAAGAATCAAGGAATGGGATACGGTGGAAAGAAAACTCAGAACAATGGCAAGAGCAATCCGTCGTCGGTTTTCAATCGATCGTTGACAATCAATTCgtcggcggcggcggcggccgGGGAAAACAGGCCGTTCTATAATCTCTATGGTTCCACGCCGCTCCAGCGCAATGGTTCGGTCAAGAGTTCGTACAGCTCCTCATTTGGCTCCAAGATTTCTGCTGGGAATTCTTTCAAGGGAAAGGTCAAGAAATTGTGCTCTATTTTCGAATCCCCGAAATCCCCCTCAAGCACCCCAAATTCACAATCTATGGCCTCGCCCACATCCACGAAACACAACAAGGGGTTGTCGACGGTGTCGGATTCTTCATACGTCGTTCCGAAGAGCGGCTATTCTCTGGTCCCTGATTCTCCCTTGAGGCTGCCGGGCACCGAGGATagggttgtaatttacttcaCCAGCCTCCGAGGAATACGAAGAACATTCCAGGATTGTCACAGTGTACGAATGATTTTCCGAGGATTTCGTGTAAATCTTGATGAGAGGGACATTTCAATGGACGTGGCCTATAAAAAGGAATTGCAGAAAGTGCTTGGAGAAAATAATGTTAGCTTGCCTCAGGTGTTTGTCAAGGGAAAATACATTGGGGGAGCTGATATTGTAAAACAATTGCTAGAGGTTGGTGAGCTGGGAAGGCTGGTCAAGGGGCTCCCCTTGCGGCCGCCAAAGCCCTGTGATGCTTGCGATGACATGAGATTTGTTCCATGCATGAAATGCGATGGTAGCCGCAAGGTGTTTGATGAGGATGAGGAGGTGCCCAAGAGGTGCCCGGAATGCAATGAAAATGGGCTCGTGCGCTGTCCCCTGTGCTGCTCATGA
- the LOC105172181 gene encoding probable ADP-ribosylation factor GTPase-activating protein AGD11, translated as MSIQQGKAETKDVPGFSLYELLRMETSSNWGLCSREWIHSKSSSPRQRLESVLSEAGNRTCADCGSPDPKWVSLSIGAFICIKCSGVHRSLGVHISKVFSVKLDEWTDEQVDALIEMGGNNVVNSKYEACIPDYFRKPKPDSSTVERTDFIRRKYELLQFLDRDLELNCRFPPPLTSNSNSSSCCSPSPPEKRYDKQTTAHRIQGLGLVFRNSWRKTEYKAAKKNNSMAGMVEFVGLIKVNIVRGTNLAIRDVVSSDPYVILSLGNQSMKTRVIKNNLNPVWNESLMLSIPENVPPLKLLVYDKDTFSTDDFMGDAEIDIQPLLSAAKASECSSISESTQLGKWKASKENTLVSDGVITLEDGRVKQEISIKLQNVERGVLEIELECVPLTQ; from the exons ATGTCTATTCAACAAGGGAAAGCAGAAACTAAAGATGTTCCAG GTTTTTCTCTCTATGAGCTCTTACGAATGGAAACCTCTTCAAACTGGGGTCTCTGCTCAAGGGAATGGATACATTCTAAATCTTCCA GTCCACGACAGAGGCTGGAGAGTGTATTATCTGAAGCAGGCAATAGAACTTGTGCAGATTGTGGATCGCCAGATCCAAAATGGGT ATCACTGAGCATTGGAGCTTTCATTTGTATCAAATGCTCCGGAGTACATAGAAGCCTTGGAGTGCATATATCAAAG GTCTTCTCGGTGAAGCTTGACGAATGGACTGACGAGCAAGTTGATGCTTTAATTGAAATGGGAGGAAACAATGTTGTGAACTCGAAATATGAAGCTTGCATTCCTGATTATTTTAGAAAACCGAAACCAGATTCTTCCACTGTGGAGCGCACTGATTTCATAAG GAGAAAATATGAGCTGCTACAGTTTTTGGACCGTGATTTAGAGCTGAATTGCCGGTTTCCACCTCCGTTAACCTCCAACAGCAATTCTTCGAGCTGTTGTTCTCCGTCACCCCCTGAGAAGAGATATGACAAACAAACAACTGCTCACCGTATCCAAGGTCTAGGGCTGGTATTTCGTAATAGCTGGAGAAAAACGGAATATAAAGCTGCCAAAAAAAACAACTCAATG GCAGGGATGGTCGAATTTGTAGGACTGATTAAGGTTAATATAGTAAGGGGCACCAACCTAGCAATCCGAGATGTGGTGAGCAGCGATCCCTATGTCATCCTCTCACTGGGAAATCAA TCTATGAAGACTCGTGTCATAAAGAATAACCTTAACCCCGTCTGGAATGAAAGTCTAATGTTGTCAATTCCAGAAAATGTACCTCCACTGAAGTTG CTTGTCTATGACAAGGATACATTCTCAACTGATGATTTTATGGGAGACGCTGAGATTGATATTCAACCACTGCTGTCTGCTGCTAAGGCTTCAGAATGCTCCTCAATCAGTGAGTCGACACAGCTCGGAAAGTGGAAAGCGAGCAAAGAGAATACGCTCGTGAGCGATGGAGTTATCACATTAGAAGATGGTCGGGTGAAACAAGAAATCTCTATAAAGCTGCAGAACGTTGAGCGTGGAGTATTAGAGATTGAGCTTGAATGTGTGCCTCTCACACAGTAG